ATAAATTGAAGCTTCTAACATTTTGAACTGCAGTATCATTTAGAACTTAAGGTAGTTatcattttattgttttgtattTCTGCAGTATGTTCTTCACCTCCAAAGAAGGTACAATCTTAGTTCCTTCAACCTACTAGGACATACTGCTCCTGCACAGGCTGCAACTCTGTTGCTATTAGGTCCATTTCTGGATTATTGGTTGACAAACAAGAGAGTTGATACCTATAATTATAACCTAGTATCTCTGGTAAGTGTTCTATGCATTTGTATTCTTTGCTTTTATGAGTTTTGTGCATGATGGTTGTTCTTCCTATCATTATAGAACAATATTTACTTGTTTCAGAGTTCCTATCAGAATCTTGTTTATGAACAAAGTTGATTGTGGTCATGGATGTGTTCATGTGTATAATGGAATTCATGCAGTGACCTAGAGTAATATTTAATTTGCAGTGCATATCGTTCTGTCATTGCTTGCTTATCTGCATGCATCTCCTAATACGACTTAGATTTCATATGGTGTCTTACACCTTCTAAAACATCTATTCTCTACATGAATTTACGCATTCGTAGTGGAAATATTTTTGTTGAGTTCATTCCTATTGAGGAAATCATTTaatatttgatatgatttaaTAACATGTAGCGTATATCAAGAGATATACTCTCCTTTCTCTATTTAGCTGCTCTGTAAAATTGACCCAGATCGATATAATATTCGAGTTATAGGTGCAGTTTTGCTCATTCCAATTTGGTTCTGCTGCTTCATTTGCAGCAGCCTGCTCTTGTTACTTTCCGCAAGGTGCTATGAATGCGATTCCAATTATAGCATGTTCCAGGAAATAGTTGCTCACAGCAgttcttgttttgttttatttttttgttttttgtcttTGCAGATGTTCATAATTCTTTCATGTACTATAGCAGTAGGAACAAACCTCAGCCAGTTCATCTGCATCGGCAGATTTACTGCAGTGTCCTTTCAAGTACTCGGGCATATGAAGACAATCCTTGTGTTGATCATGGGATTCTTTTTCTTTGGGAAAGAGGGTCTCAACCTGCATGTGGTTCTAGGCATGATCATAGCTGTGGCCGGAATGATTTGGTATGGAAACGCTTCATCTAAGCCTGGTGGGAAGGAGCGCCGGAGCCTCTCTGTCCCTACCAGCAGACAACAAAAGCATGCTAGTTTCTCGGATTCTAATGAACACGACGGTAGTGTCTAGTTCTCCATGTAGGACAATTTTAAGCATACAAGAGTAGCTGATTTCATATAAGTTAATTGGTTATCCATGATTTCAGAAAAACTTACcataattttaaatcaattttttattctgATTTTTTGTAAGTCTTATTCTTTGGTATATTTGGTTCACTCAGAGGGAATGGAACACTTCCAATAGGATTAGATACTTTTGCCTTTTCaggaatataatttatttaagtatttttcaGGTAATTTTAGGAGTTGAAATATTCAAATAAagttattattatcttttattttaattttaaattgcttaaacttatttatatttaaaatgtttacctctataaataaataaagatttcTAATAATAAATGAGGTGGAGCCATTTAATAAGCATCCCTTTATTAATGGCTCCAcatcattttaataataattagttCAAGTCAGCTATGAGCAAACCTCATAAGCAATGACCAGACAGGCGTACATGAGCAAACCTCGAAGGAAAGATTCAACACGAAGATGAAGTGATGAGGAAACTATTAATGCTGCATTTTACACTAGAATATTAAGAGATCAAATACAAGGAATATTGTGGTCCAAAGAAAACGATGAGGGATTATCCTGGACAAATCAGAAAGTAAGAACAACCTCAGCAAATACCCAAGCTTACAGGAGTCTGCAGTACACTTTACTATTGTTTCGTACCCGTTCTTATCTTTGTCgatgtatataaataaaaaaaatcctatttcttCCTGTAATCCAAGCTCATCTGTTTTCAGAAGAGACACTAACTGAATCCTTAGTTAAATTGAAAACTCGTAATGTGATCGAGTCATCCATCaaggttttttttcttaataaaggAAGACTCAATTTGAGAGTAGAATAATATGTCAGAAAACGATACTTTATTTGAGAATAGAATTTTGAATTCTCACATCTAGACCAACTCAATTAAGCCCAATGTGGGAGCATCTTTagagtttaattgaaaatttactaTAGCTGAAAATATGGCAAACCAACACAAATTCCAAAGACAATTATCATTCaaaccaaattaaaaacatttaatctaaaaatattcagTAAAGCAAGTATTCCTAATAGCAACCGATAAAGACCCAACACTACTACAGTCTTACCACTTGtcaagaaacaacaaaaaaaaatcacatccAAAATTTGTCTTCGTGCAAACAGTGCTTACATTCAAGGAAATGAACACTCTGCAAGACTACatcaatttttccaaaatatatatGAAGCCTTCAACGCTTCTTAGACACACCGACAGTCTTCCCTCTGCGACCAGTAGTCTTGGTGTGCTGACCACGGACGCGAAGGCCCCAGTAGTGCCTCAAACCACGGTGGTTCCTGCATGACAGTGTAAATCGTTAGCTGCCATCTTCATCTCATTCCCCAAAAGAAAGGAAAGTAAACAAAGATACTGTActgaataaaccaaaatgcaaaacacTTCTCAACTATATCTCAACACCCACAAatgaaacaaagagaaaaaagtaGGAAAGTACAGACAAAAAATTTTAGCCAATAAACATTTAAACATGTAtgactttaaattttttagttataaaaaataaaaagccgTTTTACAGTTTTTAACTTATTCATTTTCTATGGTTATTCCATGTCTGGCTAATCACATGGGAAATAAACAACATAATATATTACAACGTTCagattttctaaatttttgtCAACTCTGTTCccaacttaatcaaaataaaaagatcACCAAGATGCCATAAAAATGAAACAAGCTATATAAAGTTGATAAGAAACTGCATGTGCATTCCAACAATCTTGCCCACTTGCATATAACGCAAAGGAAATGCCACAAAACAAGATCATTTTGTCTTAAGCACCAAATGATTCAAATGCAAGGGAGGCAGAAGAGAAATCTCAAATAAACAACCCAAATTATATAGTGATATGCTTGAAAATGGTTATTAACAAAATCAAGAAAGCAAATGATGCTAATAAAAAAGGATATATAACATACTGATCCaaacatataaacacaatttaaacaGTAACTCTCGTGCTCCAATAGAGTTGGCTTGATCAtatcattttaagcatataacACAGAGTCGGCACATACAGATCTTCATCAGCACACATCACTAAGGACATAACTAACCTGATCTTCTTCAAACGCTCCAAATCATCCCTCAACTTCATGTCAAGAGCATTAGACACGACTTGGGAATACTTCCCGTCCTTGTAATCCTTCTGCCTATTTAAAAACCAGTCAGGGATTTTAAACTGCCTGGGGTTTGCAACAATGGTCATGAGATTGTCCAACTCCTGTGCAGTCAATTCACCAGCCCTGATAACAAGAAGTAAATCAAATAACACCTCCACAACAAACTATCAAAAACCGAATACCATTCAGCAACATCCCCATGCCAAAGAATGTACTTAACTAGTTGATCTAAAGtaaattaatcctttcacatctAAGCTAAAATTAATCATCTCAACATGAAACACCTAGAGCTAAAACATATATCGTCTAATTTTAGAGCCATAAAGCATCATGGAACTAATCCTAAATGACCTAGAATTGTCTAAAACTTTTAggaataaaaaaaacaaacctCTTGTTCATGTCGACATCAGCCTTCTTGCAAACGATGTTAGCGAATCGCCTTCCGATACCCTTGATGGAGGTCAATGCAAACATAATCTTCTGCTTCCCATCAACGTTGGTGTTCAGCACACGTAAAATGTGCTGAAAATCTTCGTTGGCCACCAAAGACTACACAAGCAAGCATTAAAATGAAGTTAAAAGCTATAATCTTCAGGGGAaaagacacacacacacacaacacCAAACTTAAATAAAGTAAAACACATTTTAGAAACTCTCATAACAGCCTCCTTCAACCCCCAAAAGAAACCGAAAAAATTGAAGTAGATTTAGATCACTGAATAAGATAAAAGAAAAACAGAGAATCTGAAAAGTGGCGCAAAGATAAACATAGCAATTAATGGTAAAAGAATTGGAAGAGAAAGATAGAACCCTAATTACCATAATGTGAGGAGATTTGGGGGTAGATGAGGGAAGAGACTCTGGGGGACTACTTATCTGAGGAGAATAACCGTGGGAGCCAAACTAGGGTTTTATACATTCACGATTCTAGGTTTTTTTTGGGTGAGTGACATTTgcgttttcttatttttattaatttttcaaaataaaatattcatttttcttattttttttaaattaatagtcCGCTTGACCGAAAGAAGTcaattgtttatttgttttacaCAAATTGAGTTTCAAAACATATATACTCTGAAAATGTTCACAACATTTTcaaacttttattaaatttttagaacAATCtgcttataattttaaattttataaatagggTTAAGAGAtttataagtatttaaaaaaattaaattaaataaaaaaaaagataaatgttaaattttcaaatttacttatcaaataaaaaaatacacaatcaatgtattaaatattaacactaaatttttttataaataatatatttgagtctGATGCGAAAATGATGAACTTTTTAATGTTTGAATaacacaaataaaatattttcgttgattatttttaaaaaatcactttGCTGATAGTAATATTAATATTTCGAATGGtaatattaattgaattaaataatatattttataattaaaatattaattacataattctcaaaattttaaattttttaattaagccCTACACGTACTACTTCACATCTCTCcctttttctaaatattttattgcACTCTCTTAAAAGTATATATTACTCATTGAAACCttctaaagtatttttttatacattttataccATTTTATTGAATTACGTTAATTTTCCAGAATAATTTATACAATTATGTCTGTTTGGAATTGAAGCAAACCATTTACCGATCAATAATCGATCCTTTTTGGTTGTTATGAAATAGAACTGAACCATTACAGTTGGGGGGGGGGGGCTTAATCTTATAGATGACGAATTTCACaattaaatactcaaaatttaatttcatttactctcgaatttaaaaaaagaaaaagaagattaaGCAACGaggttaataatataaataaagcaGCCAAAAACAATGACTAAACATATACTGATATATGCTGAAGAAAAAACTGAATCATCCAATCAGTTCATCAttctaatgaaataaactaaGTTAAACTGAAATTATATATCGTAATCCGACAAACAAATCGAAAACTCAGTCTAAATATCTTACAAAGCTAAGCTTAAAGCAAAGTAAGATTAGACACATGAAACCTCAGTGTGACATTTTTATCATACACTAACCTTGCTTGAAGAGTTTCATGGCATTCAAAGCCTTCATCCTCATCCCCTAGGACTACTCGATGAGCTGCATTTTCTGCCCCAACCATGTGGTTCAAGCAATTCGAAGCAAGTCTAAGTCTTCTTTGTATTCTcagttttaaaaaaagaaaaagggtattTATACTGATAATCCGAAAGTTAATCGATGTTATATGGAAATATTACATCCTAATTCTTTGGCAGCAGTGTCGAGGAACTGTATAGTCATTCCTCTTGCAA
The genomic region above belongs to Gossypium hirsutum isolate 1008001.06 chromosome D05, Gossypium_hirsutum_v2.1, whole genome shotgun sequence and contains:
- the LOC107914086 gene encoding 40S ribosomal protein S18, translating into MSLVANEDFQHILRVLNTNVDGKQKIMFALTSIKGIGRRFANIVCKKADVDMNKRAGELTAQELDNLMTIVANPRQFKIPDWFLNRQKDYKDGKYSQVVSNALDMKLRDDLERLKKIRNHRGLRHYWGLRVRGQHTKTTGRRGKTVGVSKKR
- the LOC121217872 gene encoding UDP-rhamnose/UDP-galactose transporter 6 isoform X3, which translates into the protein MTAALRWFGFIQSSHLPLSELLRFILFANFSIVGMNVSLMWNSVGFYQIAKLSMIPVSCFLEVVMDKIRYSRDTKLSIAVVLLGVGVCTVTDLSVNTQGFIAAFIAVWSTSLQQYYVLHLQRRYNLSSFNLLGHTAPAQAATLLLLGPFLDYWLTNKRVDTYNYNLVSLMFIILSCTIAVGTNLSQFICIGRFTAVSFQVLGHMKTILVLIMGFFFFGKEGLNLHVVLGMIIAVAGMIWYGNASSKPGGKERRSLSVPTSRQQKHASFSDSNEHDGSV